In Deinococcus aquiradiocola, the genomic stretch CCGCGCTCGGACACGCACCGGACCCCCAGGAGACACCGTGACCCCCACCCCCGCCCCGCGCGCCGTCCTGTTCGACATGGACGGCGTCCTGACCGACAACAACCACTTCCACCGGCTCGCGTGGAAGGAACTCGCGCTGGAACTGCTGGGCCTGGACCTCAGCGAACACGACCTCGACACCAAGGTGGACGGCGGACGCAACCCCGAGATCATCGAGCGCCTCACCGGGCAGGTGCCGGACGCGGACCTCGCGGAGCACTTCCATCACGCCAAGGAGGCCCGCTACCGGCAGCTCGCGCAAGGGCAGCTGCAGCCGATACCGGGCCTCGCGGAGTACCTGACGGGCCTGCGTGACCTGGGCATCCCGGCCGTGATCGTGACGAGC encodes the following:
- a CDS encoding HAD family hydrolase gives rise to the protein MTPTPAPRAVLFDMDGVLTDNNHFHRLAWKELALELLGLDLSEHDLDTKVDGGRNPEIIERLTGQVPDADLAEHFHHAKEARYRQLAQGQLQPIPGLAEYLTGLRDLGIPAVIVTSADHVNTDFALGALEIAHFFAGRILGESVQRGKPDPQPYVMGAQLLNLDPRDCLAHEDAVNGVRSAAGAGCRVVALSTTQAEPVLIAAGAAQVVPDFRAWRAWLGR